A section of the Melopsittacus undulatus isolate bMelUnd1 chromosome 3, bMelUnd1.mat.Z, whole genome shotgun sequence genome encodes:
- the EXTL3 gene encoding exostosin-like 3 isoform X2, with protein MTGYTMLRNGGVGNGGQPWVLRWSSRIRLTWLSFTLFIILVFFPLIAHYYLTTIDDADDAGKRIFGPRTGNELCEVKHVQDLCRIRESVSEELLQLEAKRQELNSEIAKLNLKIEACKKSIENAKQDLLQLKNVISQTEHSYKELMAQNQPKLSLPIRLLPDKDDVTFPLPKSNRNCRLHNCFDYSRCPLTSGFPVYVYNSDDYPFGSSLDPLIKQAFEATVRTNVYVTENANIACVYIILVGEMQEPIMPKPTELEQQLHSLPYWRTDGHNHLIISLSRKSETQNFIYNISTGRAMIAQSTFYDVQYRPGFDIVVSPLVHAMSEPNFLEIPPQVPVKRKYLFSFQGEKIESLKSSLQEVRSFEEEIEGNAPADYDDRIITTLKAVQDSKLDFVLVEFTCKNQPKASLPTEWALCGERDDRLELLKLSTFALIITPGDTHLVISAGCAMRLFEALEVGAIPVVLGEQVQLPYNDVIRWNEAALIIPKPRITEVHFLLRSISDNDLLAMRRQGRFLWETYFSTSDNVFSTVLAIIRTRIQIPAAPIREETAVEIPHRSGKAAGTDPNMADNGDLDLGPVETEPPYASPKYLRNFTLTAMDIYRNWNSAPGPFHLFPYTPFDPVLPSEAKFLGSGTGFRPIGGGAGGSGKEFQAALGGNVPREQFTVVMLTYEREEVLMNSLERLNGLPYLNKVVVVWNSPKLPSEDLLWPDIGVPIMVVRTEKNSLNNRFLPWDEIETEAILSIDDDAHLRHDEIMFGFRVWREARDRIVGFPGRYHAWDIPHQSWLYNSNYSCELSMVLTGAAFFHKYYAYLYSYVMPQAIRDMVDEYINCEDIAMNFLVSHLTRKPPIKVTSRWTFRCPGCPQALSHDDSHFHERHKCINFFVKVYGYMPLLYTQFRVDSVLFKTRLPHDKTKCFKFI; from the exons ATGACTGGATATACGATGTTGCGGAATGGGGGAGTGGGGAACGGAGGCCAGCCGTGGGTGTTGAGATGGTCCAGTAGGATCCGGCTCACGTGGCTTAGTTTCACCCTCTTCATTATCCTCGTCTTCTTTCCCCTCATTGCCCACTACTACCTAACCACCATCGATGATGCGGATGATGCCGGCAAGCGCATCTTTGGCCCTCGGACTGGCAATGAGCTGTGTGAGGTAAAGCATGTGCAAGACCTGTGCCGCATCCGTGAGTCAGTCAGcgaggagctgctccagctggagGCCAAGCGGCAGGAGCTCAACAGCGAGATCGCTAAACTCAACTTGAAGATTGAGGCCTGCAAAAAGAGCATTGAAAATGCCAAGCAGGACCTGCTGCAGTTGAAGAACGTTATCAGCCAGACTGAGCATTCCTACAAAGAGCTGATGGCTCAGAACCAGCCCAAGCTCTCATTGCCCATCCGGCTGCTGCCAGACAAAGATGATGTGACCTTCCCCCTGCCAAAATCCAACCGGAACTGCAGGCTGCACAACTGCTTTGACTACTCACGCTGCCCGTTGACATCGGGCTTTCCAGTCTATGTCTACAACAGTGATGATTACCCTTTTGGTAGTTCCTTAGACCCTTTAATTAAACAAGCCTTTGAGGCGACTGTCAGAACTAATGTTTATGttactgaaaatgcaaatattgcTTGTGTGTATATAATTTTAGTGGGGGAAATGCAAGAACCCATAATGCCAAAACCTACTGAACTAGAGCAACAGTTGCACTCTTTGCCATATTGGAGGACTGATGGACATAACCATCTCATCATCAGTTTATCAAGGAAATCGGAAACTCAGAACTTCATTTACAACATCAGCACAGGGCGTGCCATGATTGCCCAGTCCACCTTTTATGATGTCCAGTATCGACCAGGGTTTGATATTGTGGTATCGCCTCTGGTCCACGCTATGTCTGAACCCAATTTCCTAGAAATCCCACCCCAGGTGCCGGTCAAGCGTAAATACCTGTTTAGTTTCCAGGGGGAGAAGATTGAGTCTCTTAAGTCTAGCTTGCAAGAGGTTCGCTCTTTTGAAGAGGAAATAGAAGGCAATGCCCCAGCTGACTATGACGATCGGATCATTACTACCCTGAAGGCTGTTCAGGACAGCAAATTGGACTTTGTTTTGGTGGAGTTCACGTGTAAGAACCAGCCTAAGGCGAGTCTGCCCACTGAGTGGGCTCTGTGTGGAGAAAGGGATGACAGACTAGAGCTACTGAAGCTATCTACTTTTGCACTGATAATCACCCCGGGGGACACCCATTTAGTGATCTCCGCCGGGTGTGCCATGAGACTGTTTGAGGCTCTGGAAGTTGGAGCCATCCCGGTGGTTCTTGGAGAGCAAGTTCAGCTACCCTATAATGATGTGATCCGGTGGAACGAGGCAGCCTTAATTATACCAAAGCCACGTATCACAGAAGTGCACTTTCTTCTGAGAAGCATTTCTGACAATGATCTCCTTGCCATGAGGAGGCAGGGCCGCTTCTTGTGGGAGACCTACTTCTCCACCTCTGACAACGTGTTCAGCACAGTCTTAGCTATCATAAGGACTCGAATCCAGATTCCGGCTGCTCCTATCCGAGAAGAAACCGCTGTGGAGATTCCCCACCGGTCTGGCAAAGCTGCTGGTACAGACCCCAATATGGCAGACAATGGTGACCTGGACTTGGGGCCTGTGGAAACAGAACCACCGTATGCATCTCCTAAATATCTCCGCAATTTCACCCTCACTGCAATGGACATCTACAGGAATTGGAATTCTGCTCCGGGGCCTTTCCACCTTTTCCCCTATACTCCCTTTGACCCTGTTTTACCATCAGAAGCAAAATTTTTGGGGTCTGGGACTGGATTTCGACCAATTGGTGGAGGAGCAGGTGGCTCTGGGAAGGAGTTCCAGGCTGCCTTGGGTGGTAATGTTCCCCGGGAGCAGTTCACAGTTGTGATGTTGACTTACGAGCGAGAGGAAGTGTTGATGAACTCCCTAGAAAGGCTCAATGGTCTCCCGTACTTAAATAAAGTTGTGGTAGTGTGGAACTCTCCCAAGCTTCCCTCTGAGGATCTCTTGTGGCCAGACATTGGTGTCCCAATCATG GTTGTCCGCACAGAGAAGAACAGCCTGAACAACAGGTTCCTGCCGTGGGATGAGATCGAGACGGAGGCCATCCTGTCCATTGATGATGATGCTCACCTTCGCCATGACGAGATCATGTTTGGGTTCCG TGTTTGGAGAGAAGCAAGGGACCGCATCGTTGGCTTCCCAGGGCGCTACCACGCGTGGGACATTCCCCATCAGTCCTGGCTCTACAACTCCAACTACTCTTGTGAGCTGTCTATGGTGCTTACTGGTGCTGCCTTCTTCCATAAG TACTATGCCTACCTGTACTCCTATGTGATGCCGCAGGCCATCCGCGACATGGTGGACGAATACATCAACTGTGAGGACATCGCCATGAACTTCCTGGTCTCTCACCTGACAAGAAAACCTCCCATAAAG
- the EXTL3 gene encoding exostosin-like 3 isoform X1: MTGYTMLRNGGVGNGGQPWVLRWSSRIRLTWLSFTLFIILVFFPLIAHYYLTTIDDADDAGKRIFGPRTGNELCEVKHVQDLCRIRESVSEELLQLEAKRQELNSEIAKLNLKIEACKKSIENAKQDLLQLKNVISQTEHSYKELMAQNQPKLSLPIRLLPDKDDVTFPLPKSNRNCRLHNCFDYSRCPLTSGFPVYVYNSDDYPFGSSLDPLIKQAFEATVRTNVYVTENANIACVYIILVGEMQEPIMPKPTELEQQLHSLPYWRTDGHNHLIISLSRKSETQNFIYNISTGRAMIAQSTFYDVQYRPGFDIVVSPLVHAMSEPNFLEIPPQVPVKRKYLFSFQGEKIESLKSSLQEVRSFEEEIEGNAPADYDDRIITTLKAVQDSKLDFVLVEFTCKNQPKASLPTEWALCGERDDRLELLKLSTFALIITPGDTHLVISAGCAMRLFEALEVGAIPVVLGEQVQLPYNDVIRWNEAALIIPKPRITEVHFLLRSISDNDLLAMRRQGRFLWETYFSTSDNVFSTVLAIIRTRIQIPAAPIREETAVEIPHRSGKAAGTDPNMADNGDLDLGPVETEPPYASPKYLRNFTLTAMDIYRNWNSAPGPFHLFPYTPFDPVLPSEAKFLGSGTGFRPIGGGAGGSGKEFQAALGGNVPREQFTVVMLTYEREEVLMNSLERLNGLPYLNKVVVVWNSPKLPSEDLLWPDIGVPIMVVRTEKNSLNNRFLPWDEIETEAILSIDDDAHLRHDEIMFGFR; this comes from the exons ATGACTGGATATACGATGTTGCGGAATGGGGGAGTGGGGAACGGAGGCCAGCCGTGGGTGTTGAGATGGTCCAGTAGGATCCGGCTCACGTGGCTTAGTTTCACCCTCTTCATTATCCTCGTCTTCTTTCCCCTCATTGCCCACTACTACCTAACCACCATCGATGATGCGGATGATGCCGGCAAGCGCATCTTTGGCCCTCGGACTGGCAATGAGCTGTGTGAGGTAAAGCATGTGCAAGACCTGTGCCGCATCCGTGAGTCAGTCAGcgaggagctgctccagctggagGCCAAGCGGCAGGAGCTCAACAGCGAGATCGCTAAACTCAACTTGAAGATTGAGGCCTGCAAAAAGAGCATTGAAAATGCCAAGCAGGACCTGCTGCAGTTGAAGAACGTTATCAGCCAGACTGAGCATTCCTACAAAGAGCTGATGGCTCAGAACCAGCCCAAGCTCTCATTGCCCATCCGGCTGCTGCCAGACAAAGATGATGTGACCTTCCCCCTGCCAAAATCCAACCGGAACTGCAGGCTGCACAACTGCTTTGACTACTCACGCTGCCCGTTGACATCGGGCTTTCCAGTCTATGTCTACAACAGTGATGATTACCCTTTTGGTAGTTCCTTAGACCCTTTAATTAAACAAGCCTTTGAGGCGACTGTCAGAACTAATGTTTATGttactgaaaatgcaaatattgcTTGTGTGTATATAATTTTAGTGGGGGAAATGCAAGAACCCATAATGCCAAAACCTACTGAACTAGAGCAACAGTTGCACTCTTTGCCATATTGGAGGACTGATGGACATAACCATCTCATCATCAGTTTATCAAGGAAATCGGAAACTCAGAACTTCATTTACAACATCAGCACAGGGCGTGCCATGATTGCCCAGTCCACCTTTTATGATGTCCAGTATCGACCAGGGTTTGATATTGTGGTATCGCCTCTGGTCCACGCTATGTCTGAACCCAATTTCCTAGAAATCCCACCCCAGGTGCCGGTCAAGCGTAAATACCTGTTTAGTTTCCAGGGGGAGAAGATTGAGTCTCTTAAGTCTAGCTTGCAAGAGGTTCGCTCTTTTGAAGAGGAAATAGAAGGCAATGCCCCAGCTGACTATGACGATCGGATCATTACTACCCTGAAGGCTGTTCAGGACAGCAAATTGGACTTTGTTTTGGTGGAGTTCACGTGTAAGAACCAGCCTAAGGCGAGTCTGCCCACTGAGTGGGCTCTGTGTGGAGAAAGGGATGACAGACTAGAGCTACTGAAGCTATCTACTTTTGCACTGATAATCACCCCGGGGGACACCCATTTAGTGATCTCCGCCGGGTGTGCCATGAGACTGTTTGAGGCTCTGGAAGTTGGAGCCATCCCGGTGGTTCTTGGAGAGCAAGTTCAGCTACCCTATAATGATGTGATCCGGTGGAACGAGGCAGCCTTAATTATACCAAAGCCACGTATCACAGAAGTGCACTTTCTTCTGAGAAGCATTTCTGACAATGATCTCCTTGCCATGAGGAGGCAGGGCCGCTTCTTGTGGGAGACCTACTTCTCCACCTCTGACAACGTGTTCAGCACAGTCTTAGCTATCATAAGGACTCGAATCCAGATTCCGGCTGCTCCTATCCGAGAAGAAACCGCTGTGGAGATTCCCCACCGGTCTGGCAAAGCTGCTGGTACAGACCCCAATATGGCAGACAATGGTGACCTGGACTTGGGGCCTGTGGAAACAGAACCACCGTATGCATCTCCTAAATATCTCCGCAATTTCACCCTCACTGCAATGGACATCTACAGGAATTGGAATTCTGCTCCGGGGCCTTTCCACCTTTTCCCCTATACTCCCTTTGACCCTGTTTTACCATCAGAAGCAAAATTTTTGGGGTCTGGGACTGGATTTCGACCAATTGGTGGAGGAGCAGGTGGCTCTGGGAAGGAGTTCCAGGCTGCCTTGGGTGGTAATGTTCCCCGGGAGCAGTTCACAGTTGTGATGTTGACTTACGAGCGAGAGGAAGTGTTGATGAACTCCCTAGAAAGGCTCAATGGTCTCCCGTACTTAAATAAAGTTGTGGTAGTGTGGAACTCTCCCAAGCTTCCCTCTGAGGATCTCTTGTGGCCAGACATTGGTGTCCCAATCATG GTTGTCCGCACAGAGAAGAACAGCCTGAACAACAGGTTCCTGCCGTGGGATGAGATCGAGACGGAGGCCATCCTGTCCATTGATGATGATGCTCACCTTCGCCATGACGAGATCATGTTTGGGTTCCGGTGA